A genomic stretch from Mus pahari chromosome 6, PAHARI_EIJ_v1.1, whole genome shotgun sequence includes:
- the Artn gene encoding artemin isoform X2, protein MELGLAEPTALSHCLRPRWQSAWWPTLAALALLSCVTEASLDPMSLSPAARDGPSPVLAPPTDHLPGRWTHCAFVQRKSPTTPAAVSSARTPAARSRAPVSSRRAPRSTRGACRNPEQPRTDHRCARLPPALAAGAGERARPGPQLRRADTFPLLQRLVPPSTIPARSQPGQPAGRRGPAVASRVPADQPALLPAHSL, encoded by the exons ATGGAACTGGGACTTGCAGAGCCTACTGCATTGTCCCACTGCCTCCGGCCTAGGTGGCAG TCAGCCTGGTGGCCAACCCTAGCTGCTCTAGCCCTGCTGAGCTGCGTCACAGAAGCTTCCCTGGACCCGATGTCCCTCAGCCCCGCCGCTCGCGACGGTCCCTCGCCGGTCTTGGCGCCCCCCACGGACCACCTTCCTGGTAG GTGGACACACTGCGCATTTGTGCAGCGAAAGAGCCCTACGACCCCCGCCGCAGTCTCCTCAGCCCGCACCCCCGCCGCCAGGTCCCGAGCTCCAGTCTCCTCCCGCCGCGCTCCGCGGAGCACGCGCGGCGCGTGCAGGAACCCGGAGCAGCCGCGCACGGACCACAGATGCGCGCGGCTGCCGCCTGCGCTCGCAGCTGGTGCCGGTGAGCGCGCTCGGCCTGGGCCACAGCTCCGACGAGCTGATACGTTTCCGCTTCTGCAGCGGCTCGTGCCGCCGAGCACGATCCCAGCACGATCTCAGCCTGGCCAGCCTGCTGGGCGCCGGGGCCCTGCGGTCGCCTCCCGGGTCCCGGCCGATCAGCCAGCCCTGCTGCCGGCCCACTCGCTATGA
- the Artn gene encoding artemin isoform X1: MELGLAEPTALSHCLRPRWQSAWWPTLAALALLSCVTEASLDPMSLSPAARDGPSPVLAPPTDHLPGGHTAHLCSERALRPPPQSPQPAPPPPGPELQSPPAALRGARAARAGTRSSRARTTDARGCRLRSQLVPVSALGLGHSSDELIRFRFCSGSCRRARSQHDLSLASLLGAGALRSPPGSRPISQPCCRPTRYEAVSFMDVNSTWRTVDHLSATACGCLG; this comes from the exons ATGGAACTGGGACTTGCAGAGCCTACTGCATTGTCCCACTGCCTCCGGCCTAGGTGGCAG TCAGCCTGGTGGCCAACCCTAGCTGCTCTAGCCCTGCTGAGCTGCGTCACAGAAGCTTCCCTGGACCCGATGTCCCTCAGCCCCGCCGCTCGCGACGGTCCCTCGCCGGTCTTGGCGCCCCCCACGGACCACCTTCCTG GTGGACACACTGCGCATTTGTGCAGCGAAAGAGCCCTACGACCCCCGCCGCAGTCTCCTCAGCCCGCACCCCCGCCGCCAGGTCCCGAGCTCCAGTCTCCTCCCGCCGCGCTCCGCGGAGCACGCGCGGCGCGTGCAGGAACCCGGAGCAGCCGCGCACGGACCACAGATGCGCGCGGCTGCCGCCTGCGCTCGCAGCTGGTGCCGGTGAGCGCGCTCGGCCTGGGCCACAGCTCCGACGAGCTGATACGTTTCCGCTTCTGCAGCGGCTCGTGCCGCCGAGCACGATCCCAGCACGATCTCAGCCTGGCCAGCCTGCTGGGCGCCGGGGCCCTGCGGTCGCCTCCCGGGTCCCGGCCGATCAGCCAGCCCTGCTGCCGGCCCACTCGCTATGAGGCCGTCTCCTTCATGGACGTGAACAGCACCTGGAGGACCGTTGACCACCTCTCCGCCACCGCCTGCGGCTGTCTGGGCTGA